In one Brooklawnia cerclae genomic region, the following are encoded:
- a CDS encoding YceI family protein, producing MTEIATENLNEALTGEWTIDAAHTRIGFSARHAMVTKVRGTFKEFEGTAHIDAVNPANSHVEVTIQASSIDTGNEVRDNHIRTNDFLEIEAYPTITFTSTKVERLDEDTVRITGDLTIKATTREVSLDFAIGGVAKDPFGNTRAGFEGTTSINRQDYGVAFNAALETGGVLVSDKVGIDIEVSVVKAQ from the coding sequence ATGACTGAGATCGCAACCGAGAACCTCAACGAAGCCCTCACCGGCGAGTGGACCATCGACGCGGCCCACACCCGTATCGGCTTCTCCGCGCGCCATGCCATGGTGACCAAGGTGCGCGGCACCTTCAAGGAGTTCGAAGGCACCGCCCATATCGATGCCGTCAACCCCGCCAACTCGCACGTGGAGGTCACGATCCAGGCGTCGTCCATCGACACCGGCAACGAGGTCCGTGACAACCACATCCGCACCAACGACTTCCTCGAGATCGAGGCATACCCCACCATCACCTTCACGTCCACCAAGGTGGAGCGCCTGGACGAGGACACCGTCCGCATCACCGGCGACCTGACCATCAAGGCCACCACGCGTGAGGTCAGCCTCGACTTCGCCATCGGCGGCGTGGCCAAGGATCCCTTCGGCAACACGCGCGCCGGGTTCGAGGGCACCACCTCGATCAACCGTCAGGACTACGGCGTGGCCTTCAACGCGGCCCTGGAGACCGGCGGCGTCCTCGTGTCCGACAAGGTCGGCATCGACATCGAGGTCTCCGTCGTCAAGGCGCAGTAA
- a CDS encoding metallopeptidase family protein — protein MAIEVGDQEFDACVDEALDSIPDELAELIDNCVVLVEEEPPPGEDLFGYYDGVPLTERGGDYTGVLPDRILIFRGPHRRECGTLDELVDEIHITVVHEIAHHFGIDDEALHDLGYD, from the coding sequence ATGGCGATCGAGGTCGGTGATCAGGAGTTCGACGCGTGCGTCGACGAGGCACTCGACTCGATTCCCGACGAACTTGCCGAACTCATCGACAACTGTGTCGTCCTCGTCGAGGAAGAGCCCCCACCGGGCGAGGATCTGTTCGGCTACTACGACGGGGTTCCGCTGACCGAGCGCGGTGGCGACTACACCGGCGTGCTGCCCGACCGGATCCTCATCTTCCGGGGCCCGCACAGGCGCGAGTGCGGCACGTTGGACGAGTTGGTGGACGAGATCCACATCACGGTCGTCCACGAGATCGCTCACCATTTCGGCATCGACGACGAGGCCCTGCACGATCTCGGTTATGACTGA
- a CDS encoding glycosyltransferase family 2 protein, with protein MPRTLLIMPAWNEEEVIAGTIAEVKAVLPDMDLLVVNDGSTDGTVRVAEAAGARVLSLPFNLGVGGAMRAGYTYAARFGYERAIQLDADGQHDPRNVPKVLAGLENANISIGSRFAGSGDYEVRGPRKWAMQVLSRIVSSLARTRLTDITSGFRAADRVAITQYVKHYPVEYLGDTIDSLVVAIRSGLTVTQVPVEMRPRQAGTPSNNPFKAALYLVRSMFALFVALTRRPVRRARPGAKA; from the coding sequence ATGCCCAGGACGCTGCTGATCATGCCGGCGTGGAACGAGGAAGAGGTCATCGCCGGGACGATCGCGGAGGTCAAGGCCGTGCTTCCCGACATGGACCTGCTGGTGGTCAACGACGGCTCCACCGACGGCACCGTCAGGGTGGCCGAGGCAGCGGGTGCGCGCGTCCTCAGCCTGCCGTTCAACCTGGGCGTCGGCGGAGCGATGCGCGCGGGGTACACCTACGCGGCACGATTCGGCTACGAGCGGGCTATCCAGTTGGACGCGGACGGCCAGCACGACCCGCGGAATGTGCCCAAGGTGCTCGCCGGCCTCGAGAACGCGAACATCTCGATCGGCTCCCGGTTCGCGGGCAGTGGCGACTACGAGGTGCGCGGTCCCCGGAAGTGGGCCATGCAGGTGCTGTCGCGAATCGTGTCGTCCCTGGCCAGGACGCGACTCACCGATATCACCAGCGGTTTCCGCGCGGCCGACCGGGTGGCCATCACCCAGTACGTCAAGCACTACCCGGTCGAATACCTGGGCGACACGATCGACTCCCTGGTCGTCGCCATCCGCTCGGGGCTGACAGTGACGCAGGTTCCCGTCGAGATGCGCCCGCGACAGGCCGGGACGCCCTCGAACAACCCCTTCAAGGCGGCGCTCTACCTCGTCCGGTCGATGTTCGCGCTGTTCGTCGCGCTCACCCGGCGTCCCGTCAGACGTGCACGTCCGGGGGCGAAGGCATGA
- a CDS encoding DUF2304 domain-containing protein: MRATIFFLVVAVVTLVFLFNLVRSRRLREKYVALWMVTAVVIIVLALFPDLLGWLASLAGIAVPSNLLFALAILLLFGVSLQLSLEISRAEDKTRVLAENVAILNLQLRELRGQGPKQPSPLPADDQTPDAVPEPDRSERLP, encoded by the coding sequence ATGAGGGCGACCATCTTCTTCCTGGTGGTGGCCGTCGTCACCCTGGTCTTCCTGTTCAACCTGGTGCGCTCGCGCCGGTTGCGCGAGAAGTACGTCGCTCTGTGGATGGTCACGGCCGTTGTCATCATCGTGCTGGCCCTGTTCCCCGACCTGCTCGGCTGGCTGGCGAGCCTGGCAGGCATCGCGGTGCCGTCCAACCTGCTGTTCGCCCTGGCCATCCTTCTGCTGTTCGGGGTGTCGTTGCAGCTGTCGCTGGAGATCAGCCGGGCCGAGGACAAGACGCGCGTCCTGGCCGAGAACGTCGCGATCCTGAACCTCCAGCTGCGGGAACTGCGGGGCCAGGGCCCGAAGCAACCGTCGCCGTTGCCCGCCGACGACCAGACCCCCGACGCGGTGCCGGAGCCGGATCGCTCCGAGCGGCTGCCGTAG
- a CDS encoding type IV toxin-antitoxin system AbiEi family antitoxin domain-containing protein yields MNAEVVTYLDRLREIALDQHGYVTSAQALVEDVPRAELSKMVSRGRLDRVAHGVYQVPQVTGSRFAPYMLAVLWTGAPEACLSHETALQAWDISDINPDRIHVAVAKRRRIKRQGGDGYVIHHCDLAPEQVTWWERIPITDVPTTICQCIDWGVPTYLIKQALERAGRTSLLHADERRHLASRLDDRDYGRR; encoded by the coding sequence ATGAACGCCGAGGTGGTGACATACCTGGACCGATTGCGCGAGATCGCCTTGGATCAGCACGGGTACGTGACCTCCGCACAGGCGCTTGTGGAGGATGTGCCCCGCGCGGAGCTGTCGAAGATGGTCAGTCGCGGTCGGTTGGACCGCGTGGCCCATGGGGTCTACCAGGTTCCGCAGGTCACAGGGTCTCGGTTCGCCCCATACATGTTGGCCGTGTTGTGGACAGGTGCGCCCGAGGCGTGCCTGTCACACGAGACCGCCCTTCAGGCCTGGGATATCAGCGACATAAACCCTGACCGCATCCACGTTGCGGTCGCCAAGAGACGGCGCATCAAACGGCAGGGCGGTGACGGATACGTGATCCACCACTGCGATCTCGCGCCGGAACAGGTGACATGGTGGGAGCGGATCCCGATCACGGACGTACCCACGACCATCTGCCAGTGCATCGACTGGGGCGTGCCCACCTATCTGATCAAGCAGGCGCTGGAGCGAGCCGGACGCACGAGCCTGTTACACGCGGACGAGCGGAGACACCTTGCCTCACGATTGGATGACCGCGACTATGGCAGACGATGA
- a CDS encoding nucleotidyl transferase AbiEii/AbiGii toxin family protein translates to MADDERPLNLSAALSSLPPKTRAPNSARVLDAWITQAETKLGSTRGRLGWLVASTVVTSALQQAVDDQGHPLFLLKGGTLLQHRLPGSRATTDLDGLARGSIESFLDAFDEVSRHPWGPLTLRRDPVEIIDVPGKLVKPRRFDVVVMFNGVTWRRIQVEVSPDEGSAGIVGESVPAPALGAVGLPAPDHLVGLAMRYQIAQKVHAATDPHMPPEYVNDRARDAVDLLLLRDLANESGHPSMAGIRAAIEDIFGVRAAEAAATGCLSRSWPARLVAYAHWHTSYRRAAESAGVTLTLEEAVAEVNLWLDSVDRAMDDC, encoded by the coding sequence ATGGCAGACGATGAACGCCCGCTCAACCTGTCAGCGGCGCTGAGCAGCCTGCCGCCCAAGACAAGAGCCCCGAACTCGGCGAGAGTGCTGGATGCCTGGATCACGCAGGCGGAGACCAAACTTGGCAGCACACGAGGGCGTCTGGGCTGGCTCGTCGCCTCGACCGTCGTGACCTCAGCATTGCAACAGGCTGTGGATGATCAGGGACACCCGTTGTTCCTGCTCAAAGGCGGAACACTTCTTCAGCATCGTCTGCCGGGTTCGAGAGCGACGACCGATCTCGACGGATTGGCGCGTGGCAGCATCGAGTCCTTCCTGGATGCATTCGACGAGGTGTCGCGCCACCCGTGGGGACCGTTAACGCTGAGACGCGACCCGGTCGAGATCATCGATGTACCGGGCAAACTCGTCAAGCCCCGTCGGTTCGATGTGGTCGTCATGTTCAACGGTGTGACGTGGCGCCGCATCCAGGTCGAGGTGTCTCCTGACGAGGGCAGCGCAGGCATTGTCGGTGAGAGTGTGCCCGCGCCGGCGTTGGGAGCTGTCGGGTTACCAGCTCCTGACCATCTGGTGGGTTTGGCGATGCGTTACCAGATCGCACAGAAGGTTCATGCAGCGACGGATCCGCACATGCCCCCCGAGTACGTCAACGACCGGGCCCGCGACGCGGTCGACCTGCTTCTGCTGCGCGACCTCGCCAACGAGAGCGGGCACCCTTCGATGGCAGGTATCAGGGCTGCGATCGAAGATATTTTCGGCGTACGTGCTGCGGAGGCTGCGGCAACGGGGTGCCTGTCGCGCAGCTGGCCCGCCAGGCTCGTCGCCTACGCGCACTGGCACACTTCGTACCGGAGGGCTGCAGAATCGGCAGGCGTCACGCTCACTCTCGAAGAGGCCGTCGCTGAAGTGAACCTCTGGCTTGACAGTGTTGACCGGGCAATGGATGACTGCTGA
- a CDS encoding ferredoxin reductase family protein, whose protein sequence is MTTQRLVGDPVPLGDRRSGRVPVQPANAALDYRRQARARGLRKALLDAVSVLMVVVPVAIFLAQGNAALFTSLAGGLLGLGMLSGLVATALLCQMLLLAARIPFVDDTLGQDRALIRHRKLNTSMISLLIMHALLLLAGYAAQAGTNVVTEFLGLWPVRDFVLAVASMALFAVVGLSSAAAARARLSHEVWWMIHLVSYLAVLVSIPHQFSLGGMFAQGAARWYWAAMFLVAFFCLLCFRVFLPIFNSLDHRLTVTTVEPAGRDAVSISLRGEHMGQLGLRAGQYFGFRFLAPGLWWHEHPFSTSSTVRDDGSFRITVQAAGAGTRALMRVRPGTPVLVEGPYGMFSDRARTREAVVLLGAGSGIGPIRALLESTGIVPGRAMVVLRAAHPGALYLYDEIRALCQARGVRLVTMVGHRARSRGAAAWTSADHAGTHLADLAPWVRDADVYVCGPDGFMDAVLVDARMAGVPGKQLHHERFSW, encoded by the coding sequence ATGACCACACAGCGGCTCGTAGGAGACCCGGTCCCGCTCGGGGACCGGCGTTCAGGTCGCGTCCCCGTCCAGCCCGCGAACGCCGCGCTGGACTATCGACGCCAGGCGCGTGCTCGCGGGCTGCGCAAGGCACTGCTGGACGCGGTGAGCGTCCTCATGGTCGTCGTCCCGGTGGCGATCTTCCTGGCACAGGGCAACGCGGCGCTCTTCACGTCCCTCGCGGGTGGCCTGCTCGGCCTGGGCATGCTTTCCGGCCTGGTTGCCACCGCCCTGCTGTGCCAGATGCTGCTGCTCGCCGCACGAATCCCCTTCGTCGACGACACACTGGGCCAGGACCGCGCCCTGATCCGGCACCGCAAACTCAACACGTCGATGATCTCGTTGCTGATCATGCACGCGCTGCTGCTGCTCGCCGGGTATGCCGCACAAGCGGGGACGAACGTGGTGACCGAGTTCCTCGGCCTGTGGCCGGTGCGCGACTTCGTCCTCGCGGTGGCGTCGATGGCCCTGTTCGCGGTGGTCGGCCTGAGCTCCGCCGCAGCGGCGCGTGCCCGGCTGAGCCACGAGGTGTGGTGGATGATCCACCTGGTCAGCTACCTCGCCGTGCTGGTGTCCATCCCCCATCAGTTCTCGCTGGGAGGCATGTTCGCCCAGGGTGCGGCCCGGTGGTACTGGGCCGCGATGTTCCTGGTCGCGTTCTTCTGTCTGCTGTGCTTCCGGGTGTTCCTGCCGATCTTCAACTCCCTCGACCATCGCCTGACGGTCACGACCGTCGAGCCCGCCGGGCGCGACGCCGTGAGCATCAGCCTGAGGGGCGAGCACATGGGGCAGCTGGGGCTGCGGGCCGGCCAGTACTTCGGATTCCGTTTCCTCGCTCCGGGCCTGTGGTGGCACGAGCACCCGTTCTCGACCAGCTCGACCGTCCGTGACGACGGGAGCTTCCGGATCACCGTCCAGGCCGCGGGCGCGGGCACCAGAGCACTCATGCGAGTGCGTCCCGGTACGCCGGTGCTGGTCGAGGGACCGTACGGGATGTTCTCCGACAGGGCGCGCACCCGCGAGGCGGTCGTCCTGCTGGGCGCGGGATCGGGGATCGGGCCGATCCGGGCGCTCCTGGAATCCACCGGCATCGTCCCCGGCCGCGCGATGGTCGTCCTGCGGGCCGCCCACCCGGGGGCCCTGTACCTGTACGACGAGATCCGGGCGCTGTGCCAGGCGCGGGGCGTCCGACTGGTGACGATGGTCGGCCACCGGGCGCGGTCCAGGGGTGCAGCGGCCTGGACCAGCGCCGATCACGCGGGAACACACCTGGCCGACCTGGCGCCGTGGGTGCGTGATGCCGACGTCTACGTCTGCGGCCCTGACGGGTTCATGGACGCTGTGCTGGTCGACGCGCGAATGGCCGGCGTCCCCGGAAAGCAGCTTCATCACGAAAGGTTCAGCTGGTGA
- a CDS encoding FMN-binding protein, producing MSTRAKIASAVASTGVLLLGWQGGAYALARLGDDESASVQVQESVSPATSSSSPSPTTSASSGTQSASSGSDASSTGLTDGTWTGSPASERYGTWTVTITVQGGRITDVTGSANSSESRSDQINSRAEPILTSEVLSAQSADVDAVSGATYSSRAYLSSLQSALDQASA from the coding sequence GTGAGCACGCGCGCGAAGATCGCATCCGCGGTGGCCTCGACGGGTGTCCTGCTGCTCGGATGGCAAGGTGGGGCCTACGCCCTGGCCAGGCTCGGGGACGACGAGTCGGCGTCCGTCCAGGTCCAGGAATCCGTCTCACCGGCGACGTCGTCGTCCAGTCCGTCGCCCACGACATCGGCGTCGTCCGGGACGCAATCGGCGTCCTCGGGATCGGATGCCTCGTCAACCGGACTGACCGACGGCACCTGGACGGGGAGCCCCGCTTCCGAGCGATACGGCACGTGGACGGTGACGATCACCGTCCAGGGTGGCCGGATAACCGACGTCACCGGCTCCGCGAACTCCTCCGAGTCGCGTTCCGACCAGATCAACTCCAGGGCCGAGCCGATCCTGACCAGCGAGGTGCTCAGTGCCCAGAGCGCTGACGTCGACGCGGTGTCGGGGGCGACGTACAGCAGCCGGGCCTACCTGAGCAGTCTTCAATCGGCTCTCGATCAGGCCTCCGCCTGA
- a CDS encoding FAD:protein FMN transferase, producing MTSVSIRQTPSPLDPWGPRLVDRDDRLVFETMGTVASLAVPAGIDPGLRDRVQGCLADWDARFSLFRPASEGARVDRGELTVAQASGRFRRAFRVAETWRERTDGAFSPYPPSGGLDLAGVVKALAIREAGDLLIDAGATDWCLDVGGDVLVAGSPAPDRGWKAGVCDPSDRQTLVTAHEFGPASGAGAPTLRALATSGTSERGEHIWRSDHELAQVSVLAADIVTADVLATAILARGEELIVPAIERWDADVLAIGVDGRLLASPAFAAPRG from the coding sequence ATGACATCCGTCAGCATTCGGCAGACACCGAGCCCACTCGACCCGTGGGGGCCCCGGCTGGTCGACAGGGACGATCGGCTGGTCTTCGAGACGATGGGGACGGTGGCGTCCCTCGCCGTCCCCGCCGGGATCGACCCCGGTCTGCGCGACCGGGTGCAGGGCTGCCTCGCCGACTGGGACGCCCGGTTCAGCCTGTTCCGGCCCGCCTCGGAAGGCGCCCGGGTCGACCGGGGAGAGCTGACCGTCGCCCAGGCGTCCGGTCGGTTCCGGAGGGCCTTCCGGGTCGCCGAGACGTGGCGCGAGCGCACGGACGGCGCGTTCAGCCCCTACCCGCCGAGTGGCGGCCTCGACCTGGCCGGCGTGGTGAAGGCCCTGGCCATCCGCGAGGCCGGGGACCTGCTGATCGATGCGGGTGCGACCGACTGGTGTCTCGACGTGGGCGGGGATGTGTTGGTCGCAGGTAGCCCGGCACCGGATCGGGGCTGGAAGGCCGGGGTCTGCGACCCGAGCGACCGGCAAACCCTGGTCACCGCCCACGAGTTCGGGCCGGCGTCCGGCGCGGGCGCCCCAACGCTGCGGGCGTTGGCCACCTCGGGCACCTCCGAGCGCGGCGAGCACATCTGGCGATCCGATCACGAGCTCGCCCAGGTCAGCGTCCTGGCCGCCGACATCGTGACGGCCGACGTGCTCGCGACGGCCATCCTGGCGCGCGGCGAGGAGCTCATCGTCCCGGCCATCGAGCGGTGGGACGCGGACGTCCTGGCCATCGGCGTGGACGGCCGGTTGCTGGCGAGCCCGGCGTTCGCGGCCCCCAGAGGGTGA
- a CDS encoding sodium:proton antiporter, translating to MDAVVPWWGIIPFVVMLLSIALMPLIPATAHKWEDWRFQFGLALVLGIPVAVWIGLLLGWMRVGDAVWEYVQFILLLFALFVVSGGLFLAGDIRATPRNNTIVLAIGAVVASFVGTTGAAMLLIRPLLNINKERRNKVHTVVFTILIVANNGGLLTPLGDPPLFMGFLRGVPFTWTFHLFPMWLFINAMLLIIYFALDTKAYSQEEIADRVLDATQIEPVRVKGLVNFLWFAVIILAVAFIPSMDLEAIEEGHAVWSDYIPFREIVFLAAAAGSLITGSKKIRYELNQFSWGPIREVAVIFVGIFLTMIPALEYLGQAAHRMPLNTITFFAFTGALSSFLDNAPTYATFFEMAHSLGADPGIMALETRIAGVPQIWLEALSLGSVTCGAMTYIGNGPNFMVKSVAESRGIQMPSFGGYIGWTVRYLLPTLVSMVCIFLAHSVWALVVGIVIALVLIGMSARTWLTHRVPTPKVITTAGPGEPDE from the coding sequence ATGGACGCAGTTGTCCCGTGGTGGGGAATCATCCCCTTCGTTGTCATGTTGTTGAGCATCGCCCTGATGCCCCTGATCCCTGCGACCGCGCACAAGTGGGAGGACTGGAGGTTCCAGTTCGGGCTGGCACTGGTCCTCGGCATTCCGGTTGCCGTGTGGATCGGTCTGCTGCTCGGGTGGATGCGCGTCGGGGACGCCGTGTGGGAGTACGTGCAGTTCATCCTGCTGTTGTTCGCACTGTTCGTCGTCTCAGGCGGGCTGTTCCTCGCCGGCGACATCCGGGCCACCCCGCGCAACAACACGATCGTGCTGGCCATCGGCGCGGTGGTGGCGTCCTTCGTCGGGACGACGGGTGCCGCGATGCTGCTCATCCGGCCCCTGCTGAACATCAACAAGGAGCGGCGCAACAAGGTGCACACCGTCGTGTTCACCATCCTGATCGTCGCCAACAACGGCGGCCTGCTCACGCCGCTGGGCGACCCGCCCCTGTTCATGGGCTTCCTGCGCGGCGTCCCGTTCACCTGGACGTTCCACCTGTTCCCGATGTGGCTGTTCATCAACGCGATGCTCCTGATCATCTACTTCGCGCTCGACACGAAGGCGTACTCGCAGGAGGAGATCGCCGACCGGGTACTGGACGCCACCCAGATCGAACCCGTGAGGGTGAAGGGGCTCGTCAATTTCCTATGGTTCGCGGTCATCATCCTCGCGGTCGCCTTCATCCCCTCGATGGACCTGGAGGCCATCGAGGAGGGCCACGCGGTCTGGAGCGACTACATTCCGTTCCGCGAGATCGTCTTCCTGGCCGCCGCCGCGGGCTCGCTCATCACCGGTAGCAAGAAGATCCGTTACGAGCTCAACCAGTTCTCCTGGGGCCCCATCCGCGAGGTGGCGGTCATCTTCGTCGGCATCTTCCTGACGATGATCCCGGCGCTCGAATACCTCGGGCAGGCCGCACACCGGATGCCGCTCAACACGATCACGTTCTTCGCCTTCACCGGCGCGCTGTCGTCCTTCCTCGACAACGCGCCCACGTACGCCACCTTCTTCGAGATGGCCCACAGCCTGGGAGCCGATCCCGGCATCATGGCGCTGGAGACGCGCATAGCCGGCGTCCCCCAGATCTGGCTGGAGGCCTTGAGCCTCGGCTCGGTCACGTGCGGCGCGATGACCTACATCGGCAACGGCCCGAACTTCATGGTGAAGTCGGTCGCGGAGTCCCGTGGCATCCAGATGCCCAGCTTCGGCGGCTACATCGGCTGGACGGTCCGCTACCTGCTGCCGACCCTCGTGTCGATGGTCTGCATCTTCCTGGCGCACTCCGTGTGGGCGCTCGTCGTGGGCATCGTGATCGCGCTCGTCCTCATCGGCATGTCGGCTCGCACCTGGCTCACCCACCGCGTGCCGACCCCCAAGGTGATCACAACGGCCGGCCCCGGCGAACCGGACGAGTAG
- a CDS encoding SAF domain-containing protein, with protein MAALRTTSTTTRPDAGRSKPSAAAPQRPPVLPQRPDDVRLRARRNPRLIVIGILCACLGSLGMAWAWSTAQDSRTVVVVAHSVSRGQQIGPGDLTTTTLGAGAGLATLSSERADELIGRYALVDMPAGSLVGPDSIGDRVVPQGAAHVGLRLQAGRLPNRPLPSGTPVLLVEVPGPSDQQTAPGIEVEAVVVSAPQALADGQTWVVDVQVDDASAATVAALAAVDRLALVRLADG; from the coding sequence ATGGCAGCCCTCCGCACCACCTCGACGACGACCCGTCCAGACGCCGGCCGATCGAAACCGTCCGCCGCGGCACCGCAACGCCCACCCGTGCTACCACAGCGTCCGGACGACGTGCGGCTGCGCGCACGGCGCAACCCGCGGCTGATCGTCATCGGCATTCTCTGTGCCTGCCTGGGCAGCCTCGGCATGGCCTGGGCGTGGTCGACCGCCCAGGACTCGCGGACCGTGGTGGTCGTGGCGCACAGCGTCTCGCGCGGTCAGCAGATCGGGCCGGGCGACCTCACGACGACGACCCTCGGCGCCGGTGCCGGGTTGGCGACGCTGTCGTCCGAGCGGGCAGATGAACTGATCGGCCGGTACGCCCTCGTCGACATGCCCGCGGGCTCGCTGGTGGGGCCCGACTCGATCGGCGACCGGGTCGTCCCACAAGGGGCCGCCCACGTGGGCCTGCGGCTGCAGGCGGGACGGCTGCCGAACCGTCCGCTGCCGTCGGGCACCCCCGTGCTCCTGGTCGAGGTCCCCGGCCCCAGTGACCAGCAGACGGCCCCCGGCATCGAGGTGGAGGCCGTCGTGGTCAGCGCCCCCCAGGCGCTGGCCGACGGGCAGACGTGGGTGGTCGACGTGCAGGTCGACGACGCGTCGGCGGCGACCGTCGCGGCGCTCGCCGCGGTGGACCGTCTCGCTCTCGTCCGGTTGGCGGACGGCTGA
- a CDS encoding CpaF family protein: protein MSPPRSPSEPPPLALADAFTALNPRVVPPRAPERGGQRGHRRRDTAEVDWAVVVQLRRRASETITENSQHWASERGRPMPADDRRMMGRSVIRAVVREHAQRLGQQGESLWPLSVEQAYADAVEDAIFGYGRLQPLFEIATAENVEIHGWDCVTIQHGDGRREEHAPVADSDEELVEAIRFLGASASPARAFDDAHPMMTLALGDRFRLHAIGFGLSFRPSIVIRQHLLTDVSLRQLADRGMMPHAVADLLDACVLARKSIVISGDQGAGKTTLLRALISSIPGGERIGTLETDYELLTHLLPNRRNMLALQAKVGLGEYRDGRHIGEYTVADLIPEALRQNLSRLVVGEVRGAEAGAMFEAMQSGAGTMSTTHSHSASSTMDRLAARVAQGGVLGVDEAYRQIALNLHLLVHVRLVDDTWRGGVRRRFVSEIRELTGAVENGRPVTHLAYRADEPGRATHVHPSAELLAELGQAGWAS, encoded by the coding sequence ATGAGTCCGCCCCGGTCACCGTCCGAGCCGCCGCCGCTCGCGCTCGCGGACGCGTTCACTGCGCTGAACCCGCGCGTCGTCCCGCCCCGTGCCCCGGAAAGAGGTGGTCAGCGCGGACATCGTCGCCGCGACACCGCGGAGGTCGACTGGGCCGTGGTCGTCCAACTGCGGCGCAGGGCGTCCGAGACCATCACGGAGAACTCCCAGCACTGGGCCTCCGAACGCGGGCGGCCGATGCCCGCCGACGACCGGCGCATGATGGGCCGGTCGGTGATCCGCGCGGTCGTCCGGGAGCACGCCCAGAGGCTCGGGCAACAGGGCGAATCGCTGTGGCCCTTGTCCGTCGAGCAGGCCTACGCCGACGCGGTCGAGGACGCGATCTTCGGGTACGGACGCCTGCAGCCCCTGTTCGAGATCGCCACGGCCGAGAACGTGGAGATCCACGGGTGGGACTGCGTCACGATCCAGCACGGTGACGGGCGGCGCGAGGAGCATGCGCCGGTGGCCGACTCGGACGAGGAACTGGTCGAGGCGATCCGGTTCCTGGGCGCCAGCGCCTCGCCTGCCCGGGCTTTCGACGACGCACACCCGATGATGACCCTCGCCCTGGGAGACCGGTTCCGTCTGCACGCGATCGGTTTCGGCCTCAGCTTCCGGCCCTCGATCGTGATCAGGCAGCATCTGCTCACCGACGTCTCGCTGCGACAGCTGGCCGACCGGGGGATGATGCCGCACGCGGTGGCCGACCTGCTGGACGCCTGTGTGCTGGCCCGCAAGTCCATCGTCATCTCCGGCGATCAGGGAGCCGGCAAGACCACCCTGCTCCGGGCGCTCATCTCCTCGATCCCCGGTGGCGAGCGCATCGGCACGTTGGAGACCGACTACGAACTGCTCACCCACCTCCTGCCGAACCGGCGCAACATGCTCGCGCTCCAGGCGAAGGTGGGGCTCGGCGAGTACCGCGACGGCCGTCACATCGGCGAGTACACCGTCGCCGACCTCATCCCCGAGGCCCTCCGCCAGAACCTGTCGCGCCTGGTGGTCGGGGAGGTGCGCGGCGCCGAGGCCGGGGCCATGTTCGAGGCCATGCAATCGGGCGCCGGCACGATGTCGACGACCCACTCGCACTCGGCGTCGTCCACGATGGACCGCCTGGCCGCCCGCGTCGCGCAGGGCGGCGTCCTCGGCGTGGACGAGGCGTACCGGCAGATCGCGTTGAACCTGCACCTGCTCGTCCATGTGCGGCTCGTGGACGACACCTGGCGAGGAGGCGTGCGCCGGAGGTTCGTCAGCGAGATCCGGGAACTCACCGGGGCCGTCGAGAACGGCAGGCCGGTCACCCATCTGGCTTATCGCGCGGACGAACCCGGCCGGGCGACCCACGTCCATCCCAGCGCCGAACTGCTCGCCGAACTGGGACAGGCTGGGTGGGCGTCGTGA